GCGACGTCGACGACGGCGGCGACGTCGTAGCGCGGGCCACGGTCGGCCGGGCTCTCCCCGAGCACGGTGACGTCGGCGTACTCCTCCAGGACGACGGCGGCGGACTCCCACTCGGGCCGGCCCGCGCGCCGGCCGAGGGCGGCGAGGTCCTCCGGGCTGAGGCCGAGCTCGACGGCGCGGGTGAGCAGGTCGCGCAGCTGGTTGCGGAACGCCGTCTGGGCCCGCGCCTCGGCGCCGATCTCGGCGGGCCAGCCGGGGTCGCGTCCCAGGCCCTCGGCGTGGCCGGCGAGCAGCTCGGCGAGGATCGCGTCCTGCTGGGGGCCGGTGACGAGCGTGGGCGGCGGCAGGCGCAGCGCCGTGGCCCGGGCGTGGACGACGGCGTAGGCGAAGGAGGCGACCGAGCGGACGAGCCCTCGCGAGCTGCCCCCGGCGCCGACGAGGCGCGAGCCGACGAGGTCGCGCACGCGGTCGGCCGCCCGCCGGGACGGCGCGAGGAGCAGCGCCGGGCTGCTCAGCGGGTGCGAGCCGACCGGTGCCCCGGCGGCGGCGCGGGCGAGGAAGGTCTCCACCGCCGTCGTCGTCTTGCCGCTGCCCGGCGCCCCGACGACGAGGAGGTGCCCCTGCCCCACGGGCCGGTCGACGACACGCCGCTGCCCCGCGTCCAGCCCCACGGGGGCGGGTGCCGCGGGGACGTCGAGCCTCACGTGTGCCACGCCCACGATGGAACCACGACCCACCGACATCCCGTCACGCCCGCGGCGAACACCACCCCGCCCCGCGAGCCCTGCCCGCCTACGATGGGACGACTGCCAGTCCCCGCGGCCCCGGCCGCCTCAGCAAGGAGCCACCTTGGAGATCACCATCGGCGTGCGCGACATCCCCCGCGAGATCACGATCGAGTCGCCGCTGTCAGCGGACGAGCTGCGGGAGACGGTCCGGTCGGCGCTCGACGCGGGCACCGCGCTCGAGCTCACCGACGAGCACGGCGTCCAGCTCCTCGTGCCCGGCGGGGCCCTCGGTTACGTGCGCCTCGGCTCGGAGACCCCCCGCCGCGTCGGCTTCGGGATCTGACCCAGCGGCTGCCGGCCGGACGGCCCTGTCCTCGGGGCGGGCCAGCCGGTCGGTGACGGGTCTGAAGCTGCCCGCTCAGGCAGCCAGACCGAGCCGCTCCATCCGCTGGGCGTGCCTGCTCGACATCGTCGCGGCAGCCGGCGCCTGGAGCGCCGTGACGGCCTCGCGCCGGTCCCCGGCGGCGTCGGCGATCTGCGCGACGACCGCGGGCAGCACGGCCAGCGCCTCCCCCGCCACCCGGCGGCCCCACAGGGACAGTCGCGCGCGCAGCGGCTCGTCCTGCGAGAGGCGCCCGGCCATGAGGTCGATGACGACGTCGTCCGGCGCGCTCGCCCCCTGCATCACGCGCTCGCGCTGCTCGGCAGGAAGCAGCTGCGCGAGGACATCGCCGAGGTCGTGCACCATCCCG
Above is a genomic segment from Georgenia wutianyii containing:
- a CDS encoding DUF3107 domain-containing protein — encoded protein: MEITIGVRDIPREITIESPLSADELRETVRSALDAGTALELTDEHGVQLLVPGGALGYVRLGSETPRRVGFGI
- a CDS encoding ferritin-like fold-containing protein codes for the protein MPNTPPSPPLDGREGPASVLALLGAGDLVAFSWLSADADLAPALGARESLARAAAERMGHYDVVAAMLDEAVGTHEGVTPYLGFLEEVGGRMEAMSWEEQLLRTAVMGGMVHDLGDVLAQLLPAEQRERVMQGASAPDDVVIDLMAGRLSQDEPLRARLSLWGRRVAGEALAVLPAVVAQIADAAGDRREAVTALQAPAAATMSSRHAQRMERLGLAA